The Papilio machaon chromosome 28, ilPapMach1.1, whole genome shotgun sequence genome includes a window with the following:
- the LOC106712890 gene encoding zinc finger protein 699, whose protein sequence is MEEEEDFVGCISCMNNKDLCDLFAIYADNEETYAQMLKSCYNIKISTEYKFICSDCVEKLEKAAAFKNQTSKNLAMLQSIKDEEYLDESILEEGESLTVDCRHKNNHLTSTEDADDINEEHEIQALDETTCIYCNVQLPTAEEIDQHVRMVHGLEPRTGQRVRECSLCGASLSDLADHINRCHSASESENRQYACHFCDNVYNSKKACFTHLRMKHGLKLCNDHTPKYSPTDRKKCHICQRDFSQKQILNNHLWKAHGYEVEKRKAFFCPLCNERVSYGTNFSAHLLHRHQVREQVEQLEFGTMDDFMLFKSAIQEETKFRFRKTTASKQTIEGVRSHYMCSQSGIYVYQGKGKRPAPERQIYKTGKACPAHMIVTETMDRVLVTFYKTHVGHGTCPYYEPREPKRAKCEEAEGCPQLVCDACGAGFSATDKFKTHVASHGLKLFPCEHCDDLFQNIDAWTRHVRIEHDTSLL, encoded by the exons ATGGAGGAGGAAGAGGATTTTGTTGGTTGCATAAGTTGCATGAATAACAAAGATTTATGCGACCTATTTGCTATTTACGCCGATAATGAAGAAACCTACGCacaaatgttaaaaagttgttacaatattaag ATATCTAcggaatataaatttatatgttctGATTGTGTTGAAAAATTGGAAAAAGCGGCGGCGTTTAAAAACCAAACTAGTAAAAATCTGGCAATGCTTCAAAGTATCAAag ATGAGGAGTATTTGGACGAATCAATCTTGGAAGAGGGAGAGAGTCTAACAGTAGACTGTAGACATAAGAATAACCATTTAACTTCTACTGAAGATGCTGATG atataaatgAAGAACACGAGATTCAAGCATTAGATGAAACCACGTGCATCTACTGTAATGTGCAATTACCCACTGCGGAGGAAATAGACCAGCATGTTCGTATGGTACATGGCCTAGAGCCTCGGACTGGTCAACGTGTACGAGAATGCTCGCTGTGCGGTGCCTCACTTAGCGATCTCGCTGATCATATAAACAG ATGTCATAGCGCTTCTGAAAGTGAGAATAGACAGTACGCGTGTCACTTCTGTGACAATGTCTATAATAGCAAGAAGGCTTGCTTCACACATCTCAGGATGAAACATGGAC tGAAATTATGTAACGACCATACTCCGAAGTATTCACCTACCGATCGTAAGAAGTGTCACATTTGTCAGCGAGATTTCAGCCAGAAGCAAATACTCAACAATCACCTGTGGAAAGCTCATGGATATGAG GTTGAGAAACGCAAGGCATTCTTTTGTCCATTGTGCAATGAGCGAGTTAGTTATGGCACCAACTTTAGTGCTCATTTGTTACATCGTCATCAAGTCCGAGAGCAAGTGGAGCAGTTGGAGTTCGGGACTATGGATG ACTTCATGTTATTCAAGAGCGCGATACAGGAAGAAACCAAATTCAGGTTCCGGAAGACGACGGCCAGCAAACAGACGATTGAGGGTGTACGGTCTCACTACATGTGCAGCCAGTCCGGTATCTACGTGTATCAG GGTAAAGGTAAAAGGCCAGCGCCTGAGAGACAGATCTATAAGACGGGGAAGGCGTGCCCGGCACATATGATCGTTACGGAGACAATGGACCGCGTACTCGTCACATTCTACAAGACGCACGTTGGCCATGGCA CTTGCCCATACTATGAGCCGCGCGAACCGAAGCGCGCTAAATGCGAGGAGGCGGAGGGTTGCCCGCAACTTGTGTGTGACGCATGCGGCGCGGGTTTCTCGGCCACAGACAAGTTTAAGACGCACGTCGCCTCGCACGGCCTCAAACTGTTCCCATGCGAGCACTGCGATGAC tTATTCCAGAACATTGACGCTTGGACCCGTCACGTGAGAATAGAGCACGACACTAGTTTATTGTGA